A single genomic interval of Littorina saxatilis isolate snail1 linkage group LG17, US_GU_Lsax_2.0, whole genome shotgun sequence harbors:
- the LOC138951869 gene encoding uncharacterized protein, translating into MSKRPTKRPGRPSKQPPKRFRDEEAEGEDEMGVKESLTQLLAEQKALRKEIAEIRAAKTPAPEASPAGSTTSTGGKSNSGMAGHSGHSGEQSNTSGTQAWATGNQKMLPIDLHVPKTIKEKIWSGVAVRFAILLPADPKEMLEEDSDEDDEDKKKKKKKKEKKLLTFTEWVKAWNIYTTILQDRAKEVHRGLGAHFARVCTLHELQGNWRDYDYRYRLAIAAGERAWGDSDADLFATTRLEPATQTHDGGKKKPQGGAGGKTGSGNPAKVGGFCFQFNEQGSCSRPNCGFKHFCSQCGGQHAIRKCSAKGHPFRAGRGGKEAGEGKK; encoded by the coding sequence ATGTCGAAGCGTCCAACCAAGCGACCGGGGCGTCCCTCAAAGCAGCCCCCGAAGAGGTTTCGAGACGAGGAGGCTGAAGGAGAGGACGAAATGGGCGTGAAGGAGTCGCTAACCCAGCTCCTTGCTGAGCAGAAGGCCCTGAGGAAGGAGATTGCGGAGATTCGGGCCGCCAAGACGCCGGCGCCTGAGGCATCGCCCGCAGGATCGACCACCTCTACGGGTGGAAAATCCAACTCAGGCATGGCTGGGCACTCTGGACACTCCGGTGAGCAATCTAACACTAGCGGTACACAGGCGTGGGCAACCGGCAACCAGAAAATGTTGCCCATTGACCTACACGTGCCAAAGACAATAAAGGAAAAGATCTGGAGCGGTGTGGCGGTTAGGTTCGCAATACTCCTGCCCGCGGACCCGAAGGAAATGCTGGAGGAGGACTCGGATGAGGACGAtgaagacaaaaagaagaagaagaagaagaaagaaaagaaactgtTAACCTTCACAGAGTGGGTGAAGGCCTGGAACATTTATACCACTATACTACAGGACAGAGCGAAAGAGGTACACAGGGGCCTGGGTGCCCACTTTGCTCGGGTGTGTACCCTGCATGAGCTGCAGGGCAATTGGCGGGACTATGACTACCGCTACCGGCTCGCAATTGCTGCAGGAGAAAGGGCATGGGGGGACAGCGACGCGGACCTGTTCGCCACCACCCGCTTAGAGCCTGCCACCCAGACCCATGACGGGGGAAAGAAGAAGCCGCAGGGTGGCGCAGGGGGGAAGACTGGAAGTGGAAACCCAGCCAAAGTGGGGGGCTTCTGCTTCCAGTTCAATGAACAGGGGTCTTGCAGCCGCCCCAATTGTGGCTTCAAGCACTTTTGCTCGCAGTGTGGGGGGCAACACGCAATCCGAAAATGCAGCGCCAAAGGGCACCCCTTTCGAGCGGGACGGGGGGGAAAAGAAGCAGGAGAAGGAAAGAAATGA